A window from Vigna angularis cultivar LongXiaoDou No.4 chromosome 7, ASM1680809v1, whole genome shotgun sequence encodes these proteins:
- the LOC108337155 gene encoding transcription factor bHLH96 — protein MALEAVVFPQDPFTYPCNKDYFYSLLHNNLQEAENKAFLGIITNNIDHTLHANWDSSSPSALQNIKDQWDSHSSPEPCTVDQSLPAAFPPPPPPSEPTPGRRKRRRTKSTKNKEEIENQRMTHIAVERNRRKQMNEYLAVLRSLMPPSYVQRGDQASIIGGAINFVKELEQLLQCMKGQQRTKENGGGFSDSSSPFDEFFMFPQYSTRATQNGRGYPSTCEARSHSWAVADIEVTLVDGHANIKILSKKQPGLLLKMVVGLQTLAFTILHLNVTTVDDMVLTSVSVKVEEGCQMNTVEEIAGAVHELSRRIQEEGVLR, from the exons ATGGCCCTAGAGGCCGTGGTTTTCCCGCAAGATCCATTCACTTACCCTTGCAACAAAGACTACTTCTACTCGCTGTTGCACAACAATCTTCAAGAAGCAGAAAACAAAGCCTTTCTAGGCATCATCACCAACAACATAGACCACACTCTGCATGCAAATTGGgattcttcttctccttccgCTTTGCAAAATATCAAAGACCAATGGGACTCACACTCCTCCCCTGAACCCTGCACCGTCGATCAATCTCTCCCCGCCGCctttcctcctcctcctcctccctcCGAACCCACCCCCGGCCGCCGCAAACGCCGCCGCACCAAGAGCACCAAGAACAAGGAGGAGATCGAGAATCAAAGAATGACCCACATTGCAGTTGAACGCAATCGAAGAAAACAGATGAACGAGTACCTCGCCGTTCTAAGATCCCTGATGCCACCCTCTTATGTCCAAAGG GGTGATCAAGCATCTATTATTGGTGGCGCCATTAACTTCGTgaaggagctggagcagcttcTGCAGTGCATGAAGGGGCAGCAGAGAACGAAGGAAAATGGCGGTGGCTTCTCTGACTCGTCATCACCCTTTGACGAGTTCTTCATGTTCCCTCAGTATTCGACACGTGCGACACAGAACGGCAGAGGGTACCCTAGCACGTGCGAAGCACGGAGCCATTCATGGGCCGTGGCAGACATAGAAGTGACCCTTGTGGATGGCCATGCCAACATAAAGATACTCTCGAAGAAACAACCGGGCTTGCTTCTGAAGATGGTTGTTGGCCTTCAAACTCTCGCCTTCACCATTCTCCACCTTAACGTTACCACTGTCGACGATATGGTCCTCACCTCGGTTAGTGTTAAG GTAGAGGAAGGGTGTCAGATGAACACAGTGGAAGAAATTGCAGGTGCGGTGCATGAATTATCCCGCAGGATTCAGGAGGAAGGTGTTTTGAGGTGA